The following coding sequences lie in one Carcharodon carcharias isolate sCarCar2 chromosome 5, sCarCar2.pri, whole genome shotgun sequence genomic window:
- the LOC121277788 gene encoding 60S ribosomal protein L37-like — protein sequence MMKGPSSFGKRRNKTHTLCRRCGAKAIHLQKPTCGKCAYPAKRKRKYYWSAQAKWRTTTGTGCMRYLKVVYRRFRNGFCEETTPKSRRSTMASSSTAQITYTTSKAMVRKVLKKYIMLALQKPYCHDWH from the coding sequence atgatgaagggacCATCGTCATTTGGTAAGAGGCGGAACAAGACCCACACTCTTTGCCGGCGATGTGGGGCTAAAGCAATTCACCTGCAGAAACCGACCTGCGGTAAATGTGCCTACCCTgccaagagaaagagaaagtattACTGGAGTGCTCAGGCCAAATGGAGAACCACAACTGGTACAGGCTGCATGAGGTACCTGAAGGTGGTGTATCGCCGATTCAGGAATGGATTTTGTGAAGAGACCACCCCAAAGTCCAGACGTTCCACAATGGCTTCCTCCAGCACTGCACAAATTACCTACACAACAAGTAAAGCTATGGTtcggaaagttttaaaaaaatacattatgCTGGCACTCCAGAAGCCATACTGCCATGACTGGCACTGA